A stretch of the Amycolatopsis sp. BJA-103 genome encodes the following:
- a CDS encoding MarR family winged helix-turn-helix transcriptional regulator, whose protein sequence is MSELPVVNQPPHRCGALLDHVTRRIRLRSESVLAPLGLRPRHLVALTVLRDLAGCSQQDLAKTLEMDSTNVVGLLNDLESANLIERRRSPEDRRRHIVELTDVGAKQLAKAEFALAGVEDDVLGALDVDQREALYNLLYQATSRTETGACVEAAHIDDC, encoded by the coding sequence GTGTCCGAACTTCCGGTCGTGAACCAGCCCCCGCATCGCTGCGGTGCGCTGCTCGACCACGTCACCCGCCGGATCCGGCTGCGCAGCGAGTCGGTCCTGGCCCCGCTCGGCCTGCGGCCGCGGCATCTCGTCGCGCTGACCGTGCTGCGCGATCTCGCGGGTTGCTCGCAGCAGGACCTCGCGAAGACGCTGGAGATGGACAGCACGAACGTCGTCGGCCTGCTCAACGACCTCGAGTCGGCGAACCTGATCGAACGACGGCGCTCACCGGAGGACCGGCGGCGGCATATCGTCGAACTCACCGACGTCGGCGCCAAGCAGCTCGCCAAGGCGGAGTTCGCCCTCGCCGGAGTCGAGGACGATGTGCTCGGCGCGCTGGACGTCGATCAGCGCGAGGCGCTGTACAACCTGCTGTACCAGGCGACCAGCCGGACCGAGACCGGCGCCTGCGTCGAAGCCGCCCACATCGACGATTGCTGA
- a CDS encoding ABC transporter ATP-binding protein, which produces MLLEVQDINVHYGKIAALKGMSIEVGEGEIVSLIGANGAGKTTTLKTISGLRPLTSGRILFDGKDISKTPGHKRVELGIGQSPEGRGVFPGMTVQENLLMGAYTRKDDLKADLDEVYELFPRLNERKTQFGGTMSGGEQQMIAIGRALMTKPKVLLLDEPSMGLAPMLIAQIFDIIREINKRGTTVLLVEQNAQQALKLSDRAYVLETGAVVKSARGAELLDDPQVRAAYLGGDLGV; this is translated from the coding sequence ATGCTTCTTGAGGTTCAGGACATCAACGTCCACTACGGGAAGATCGCCGCGCTCAAGGGAATGAGCATCGAGGTCGGCGAGGGCGAGATCGTTTCGCTCATCGGGGCCAACGGTGCGGGCAAGACCACGACGCTGAAGACGATCTCGGGCCTGCGTCCGCTGACCAGCGGCCGGATCCTCTTCGACGGCAAGGACATCTCGAAGACCCCCGGGCACAAGCGGGTCGAGCTCGGGATCGGCCAGTCACCGGAAGGCCGGGGGGTGTTCCCCGGGATGACGGTGCAGGAGAACCTCCTGATGGGTGCCTACACCCGGAAGGACGACCTGAAGGCCGACCTCGACGAGGTCTACGAGCTGTTCCCGCGGCTGAACGAACGCAAGACCCAGTTCGGCGGCACGATGTCCGGTGGCGAGCAGCAGATGATCGCCATCGGCCGCGCGCTGATGACCAAGCCCAAGGTGCTGTTGCTCGACGAGCCGTCCATGGGCCTGGCGCCGATGCTGATCGCGCAGATCTTCGACATCATCCGCGAGATCAACAAGCGCGGGACCACGGTCCTGCTGGTGGAGCAGAACGCGCAGCAGGCGCTGAAGCTCTCCGACCGCGCGTACGTGCTGGAGACCGGTGCAGTGGTCAAGAGCGCCCGCGGTGCCGAGCTGCTGGACGACCCGCAGGTGCGGGCCGCCTACCTCGGTGGCGACCTCGGCGTCTGA
- a CDS encoding branched-chain amino acid ABC transporter permease — protein MKGNEEVSTENGKPARSGFHPVDGLRDWWARAPHWQRYGVYLALIVFALILPAPAIGSFMSPDSDWTNVLIFPIGIYILLAIGLNIVVGHAGMLDLGFVAFFAIGAYTLATMGTNYGWFVWPTFLVGIVLAAISGVILGAPTLRLRGDYLAIVTLGFGEIVRITANNTDAIGGARGITNIPHPEPLLGTEFLLDAAPYYYLILAAIVIAIIFSVRLQKSRVGRAWAAIREDEDAAELMGVPTFKFKLLAFAIGAMLGGLAGGVHASKAVFIAPENFPFILSATILAAVVLGGAGNLPGVILGAFLVAWLPERFRDFAEYRILVFGGVLVLMMALKPEGLLPSRQRKAELREGTGGMGAMGAEVAGPDSEASAEVTK, from the coding sequence ATGAAGGGCAACGAAGAAGTGTCTACAGAAAACGGAAAGCCCGCGCGCTCCGGGTTTCACCCCGTCGATGGTCTTCGGGACTGGTGGGCCCGCGCTCCGCATTGGCAGCGCTATGGCGTTTACCTCGCCCTGATCGTCTTCGCGCTGATCCTGCCCGCGCCGGCGATCGGTTCGTTCATGTCCCCGGACTCGGACTGGACGAACGTCCTGATCTTCCCGATCGGGATCTACATCCTGCTGGCGATCGGCCTCAACATCGTGGTCGGCCACGCGGGGATGCTGGACCTCGGTTTCGTCGCGTTCTTCGCGATCGGCGCCTACACCCTGGCAACGATGGGCACGAACTACGGCTGGTTCGTCTGGCCCACGTTCCTGGTCGGCATCGTCCTCGCGGCGATTTCCGGAGTCATCCTCGGTGCACCGACTCTCCGGCTTCGCGGTGACTACCTGGCGATCGTCACCCTCGGTTTCGGTGAGATCGTCCGGATCACCGCGAACAACACCGACGCCATCGGCGGAGCCCGCGGCATCACCAACATCCCGCACCCGGAGCCGCTGCTCGGCACGGAGTTCCTCCTGGACGCGGCGCCTTACTACTACCTGATCCTGGCTGCGATCGTGATCGCGATCATCTTCTCGGTGCGGCTGCAGAAGAGCCGCGTCGGCCGGGCCTGGGCCGCGATTCGCGAGGATGAGGACGCCGCCGAACTCATGGGCGTCCCGACGTTCAAGTTCAAGCTGCTGGCGTTCGCCATCGGCGCCATGCTCGGCGGGCTCGCGGGCGGTGTCCACGCCAGCAAGGCCGTGTTCATCGCGCCGGAGAACTTCCCGTTCATCCTGTCGGCGACCATCCTCGCGGCCGTCGTGCTCGGTGGAGCGGGAAACCTGCCCGGCGTGATCCTGGGCGCGTTCCTGGTCGCCTGGCTCCCAGAACGGTTCCGTGACTTCGCCGAGTACCGGATCCTGGTCTTCGGTGGCGTGCTCGTGCTGATGATGGCGCTCAAGCCGGAGGGTCTGCTGCCGTCGCGGCAACGCAAGGCGGAACTAAGAGAAGGAACGGGCGGGATGGGTGCCATGGGCGCCGAAGTCGCGGGTCCGGATTCCGAGGCTTCGGCGGAGGTGACGAAATGA
- a CDS encoding ABC transporter ATP-binding protein, with the protein MSALLEFDNVTMRFGGVTALKEVNLSINQGEIFALIGPNGAGKTTVFNVVTGVYQPTEGQVLFNGSQVDGMKRFKVNKAGIARTFQNIRLFHNMSALENVMVGADSQHKTGAITATLGLPRHRKEEKRGRELARELLDFVGIGRVEHNTAKNLSYGDQRRLEIARALATDPKLLLLDEPAAGMNPAEKNSLQQLIRKIRDDGRTVLLIEHDMGLVMQIADRLAVLDFGQKIAEGLPHEVQNNQKVIEAYLGVAEDAS; encoded by the coding sequence ATGAGCGCGTTGCTCGAATTCGACAACGTGACGATGCGCTTCGGTGGCGTCACGGCCTTGAAGGAAGTCAACCTCTCCATCAACCAGGGCGAGATCTTCGCTCTGATCGGGCCGAACGGCGCGGGCAAGACCACGGTGTTCAACGTGGTCACCGGCGTTTACCAGCCGACCGAAGGCCAGGTGCTCTTCAACGGCAGCCAGGTCGACGGGATGAAGCGCTTCAAGGTCAACAAGGCCGGGATCGCCCGCACGTTCCAGAACATCCGGCTGTTCCACAACATGTCGGCGCTGGAGAACGTGATGGTGGGTGCCGACTCACAGCACAAGACCGGGGCGATCACCGCGACGCTGGGCCTGCCCAGGCACCGTAAGGAAGAAAAGCGCGGCCGGGAACTGGCGAGGGAACTGCTGGACTTCGTCGGCATCGGACGGGTCGAGCACAACACCGCGAAGAACCTCTCCTACGGCGACCAGCGCCGTCTGGAGATCGCGCGTGCGCTCGCGACCGATCCGAAGCTGCTGCTGCTCGACGAGCCCGCCGCCGGCATGAACCCGGCGGAGAAGAACTCGTTGCAGCAGTTGATCCGCAAGATCCGTGATGACGGCCGGACCGTGCTGCTCATCGAGCACGACATGGGCTTGGTCATGCAGATCGCCGACCGGCTGGCCGTGCTCGACTTCGGCCAGAAGATCGCAGAAGGGCTCCCCCACGAGGTGCAGAACAACCAAAAGGTGATCGAGGCTTACCTGGGGGTGGCGGAAGATGCTTCTTGA
- a CDS encoding branched-chain amino acid ABC transporter permease — MLQDLQAQFLGSTIGGLVAGSIYALIALGYTMVYGVLRLINFAHSEIFMIGTVTSLFILITIAGGTAPITLGVFGMIAVLLLIIIASAAVSGGAAVLLEQVAYRPLRKKGATRLAALISAIGASLFLQELFGLEIIEWITGKSGRVQQNAPRFIPHEELFHIGNGVVRTDHVFVVVGAVIMMVVLDQLVSRTRIGRGIRATAQDPEAAVLMGVSIDKIVRLTFLLGGAMAGIAAALYVMEYENTDYRIGFLLGIKAFTAAVLGGIGNLRGALLGGIVLGLVENWSSIFFGSAWKDVTAFVVLVLVLMFRPTGILGESLQRARA, encoded by the coding sequence ATGCTTCAAGATCTGCAAGCCCAGTTCCTCGGTAGTACCATCGGCGGACTGGTCGCCGGAAGCATCTACGCCCTCATCGCCCTCGGCTACACAATGGTCTACGGCGTGCTCCGGCTCATCAACTTCGCACATTCCGAAATCTTCATGATCGGGACGGTCACGTCCCTGTTCATCCTGATCACCATCGCGGGCGGCACCGCCCCGATCACGCTCGGCGTGTTCGGGATGATCGCCGTCCTGCTGCTGATCATCATCGCTTCGGCAGCCGTGTCCGGTGGTGCGGCGGTCCTGCTGGAGCAAGTGGCCTATCGGCCGCTCCGCAAGAAGGGCGCGACCCGCCTGGCCGCCCTGATCTCCGCCATCGGCGCCTCGCTGTTCCTGCAGGAACTGTTCGGCCTCGAGATCATCGAATGGATCACCGGGAAATCCGGCCGTGTGCAACAGAACGCGCCACGGTTCATCCCGCACGAGGAGCTGTTCCACATCGGCAACGGCGTGGTCCGCACGGACCACGTGTTCGTCGTCGTCGGTGCCGTGATCATGATGGTCGTGCTCGACCAGCTGGTCAGCCGCACCCGCATCGGCCGCGGTATCCGTGCCACCGCACAGGATCCCGAAGCCGCCGTGCTGATGGGTGTCAGCATCGACAAGATCGTGCGCCTCACCTTCCTTCTCGGTGGTGCGATGGCCGGTATCGCCGCGGCACTGTACGTCATGGAGTACGAGAACACCGACTACCGCATCGGCTTCCTCCTCGGTATCAAGGCGTTCACCGCGGCCGTGCTGGGAGGTATCGGAAACCTGCGCGGCGCTCTGCTCGGTGGCATCGTCCTGGGGCTGGTGGAGAACTGGAGTTCCATCTTCTTCGGTTCAGCATGGAAGGACGTCACCGCCTTCGTGGTACTGGTGCTGGTCCTGATGTTCCGACCCACCGGCATCCTCGGTGAATCGCTACAGCGGGCACGCGCATGA